The proteins below are encoded in one region of Apium graveolens cultivar Ventura chromosome 4, ASM990537v1, whole genome shotgun sequence:
- the LOC141720977 gene encoding uncharacterized protein LOC141720977 → MPATAGRVRMPANNRVHSSAALQTHGIWQSAIGYDPYAPSKEDNKKSSQPKPSNDAAEPEGENAYASFQGLLALARVTSNTVDESRGACKKCGRVGHLTFQCRNFLSIKDENNDKDSEAMQAAVMSGLEKIKGSGKALFGKTAAEDSEEDSEDESESSDSDYDSEIERAIAQSKKFGKKIVDKVKSSRKKNDDSDDESDYGRRKDRSRSKKRRSKKRVHSDSDEDDDGGRKRRKEKRRRDESSDGDDDRRRRHRKSKKEKRRRSHKHSDDSDDSDNSEEHTRRHKRKSRRERSVSSPDVNSTDDSDSGDRRGKKRSRKGRKHNHKKD, encoded by the coding sequence ATGCCGGCTACAGCAGGCAGGGTTCGTATGCCCGCAAACAACAGGGTACACAGTAGTGCTGCCCTTCAAACCCACGGTATTTGGCAGAGTGCTATAGGCTATGACCCTTATGCTCCTAGCAAAGAAGATAACAAAAAGTCCTCTCAGCCTAAACCTTCTAATGATGCTGCTGAACCTGAGGGTGAAAATGCTTATGCAAGCTTCCAGGGTTTGCTTGCACTTGCTCGTGTGACAAGCAATACTGTGGATGAGTCTCGTGGAGCATGTAAGAAGTGTGGACGTGTGGGTCATCTTACATTTCAATGTAGAAATTTTTTGAGTATTAAGGATGAAAATAATGATAAAGACTCTGAGGCGATGCAGGCGGCAGTTATGTCTGGACTGGAGAAAATAAAAGGCAGCGGAAAAGCATTATTTGGTAAAACTGCAGCTGAAGATTCTGAGGAGGATTCTGAGGATGAGAGTGAGAGTTCAGATTCTGACTATGATTCTGAAATAGAGAGGGCAATTGCCCAGAGTAAGAAGTTTGGGAAGAAGATTGTTGACAAAGTGAAGTCTTCTAGAAAGAAGAACGATGACTCTGATGACGAGTCTGATTATGGAAGAAGAAAAGATAGGAGTAGATCAAAGAAGAGGAGAAGTAAGAAAAGGGTCcacagtgattctgatgaagatgatgatggtggccggaagagaaggaaagagaaaaggagAAGAGATGAATCGTCTGATGGAGATGACGATCGTCGAAGGAGGCATAGAAAGAGTAAGAAGGAAAAGAGAAGGCGAAGTCACAAACATTCAGATGATTCAGATGATTCAGATAATTCTGAGGAACACACTAGACGGCATAAGCGCAAGAGCAGGAGAGAAAGATCAGTTTCTAGTCCTGATGTCAACAGCACAGATGATTCAGATTCAGGTGATAGAAGAGGCAAAAAAAGATCTAGGAAGGGCAGGAAACACAATCACAAAAAAGATTAG